The stretch of DNA ATACTTCTGCGACACCAGCACCTGCTTTCTCGTTGCCAAGGGCGAGCAGAGCCGCACCTGTCGCGCATCCTCCATCGCCCATGTTGGGATAGACAAACGCCGAATCGATTCCATCGATCTCGAACAGGCGCTGGTTGAGCTTTACGTTCGCGTGAACGCCTCCCGACATGACAAGGCGTTTCAGGCCTGTTTTTGCTTGCCAGTAGCGAAGGCTCTCTACGGCCACTTTCTCAAGGACGTATTGGTACGCCGCTGCGACGTCTCGCTTCGAGAAGTGCATTGCTAGTGCTCGCCCAAACAACACGTTCTGTGCGCCCAGAATCTTGATGTCGCCGTCTTCGACCAAGAACCGGCTGTAAAGTAAGTCGCCCAGCAATTGCGGGTCGCCGTAAGAAGCCAAACCCACGATTTTTCCTTCATGGCGACTAGGCCGGAATCCGAGAGCGCTAGTCACCTGTTCGTAGAATATGCCGAGCGAGTAGGGGAACTTATATCGGTGCAGACATTGGATCCCATTCTTATCGGCGGTGTAGACTGCGCCACAGCAACCCGATCCGTATCCATCAAGAACCACGACCAGCGAGTCAGCGAAGCCAGATGCGTAGAACGAGTTTGCTGCGTGGGTGTCGTGATGTTGAAACCGTTGAAGCTTGTCGCCGATTCCCAGTTCGCCCAACCGCCTGGTCAACAAATCACTCCATTGATGATGGTCATGGATTGCAGTGTCGATCCATTGGTTGAAATAGTGTCGGTGAGCCGCAAGATCCCATCGTCCGCTTCTGGCAGCCCGCTCGTAAACGAAGGACTTGGACCAAGTCTTGGCTGGCATGAACTCCATTGCGAGATCGTCGAGTCCAGGGATTTTCGTTGGCGGAGAAAATGGCGTCTTGTCTCGAACCAATTGCTGGTAGCGTTCGCTAGATTGGCCAAGTCGCTTTGCCGATTGCACTATGCGATCCTGAGCGGCCGCATCACGGATGAGACGTTCTTCTTCGCTACCTTCAAAGAATGGATAGGCGACGACATCAATGTC from Rubripirellula amarantea encodes:
- a CDS encoding carbamoyltransferase family protein; this encodes MRILGISPLDKDSTVSFVEDGRVLFACGEERLSRKKLQDGFPERALKLGLQRTGWQLSDIDVVAYPFFEGSEEERLIRDAAAQDRIVQSAKRLGQSSERYQQLVRDKTPFSPPTKIPGLDDLAMEFMPAKTWSKSFVYERAARSGRWDLAAHRHYFNQWIDTAIHDHHQWSDLLTRRLGELGIGDKLQRFQHHDTHAANSFYASGFADSLVVVLDGYGSGCCGAVYTADKNGIQCLHRYKFPYSLGIFYEQVTSALGFRPSRHEGKIVGLASYGDPQLLGDLLYSRFLVEDGDIKILGAQNVLFGRALAMHFSKRDVAAAYQYVLEKVAVESLRYWQAKTGLKRLVMSGGVHANVKLNQRLFEIDGIDSAFVYPNMGDGGCATGAALLALGNEKAGAGVAEVSNVYYGPDYSENEIQEALDAENLEYEQHDEIEQRIAEVLSENHIVARFNGRMEYGPRALGNRSILYHAREPEVNQWLNNQLGRTEFMPFAPACLGERANDLFIEMDGCEKTSEYMTITFDCTDEMKRHSPAAVHIDGTARPQLVTPESNESFYKILAHYESLTSIPVLINTSFNMHEEPIVCSPADAVRAFLLGNIDYLAIGSCLVPHPNLAENTKQRKGEYAFNAI